In Spirosoma aureum, a single genomic region encodes these proteins:
- a CDS encoding OmpA family protein: MRVWSILSGLLIMMAGAVSPAQPAGPRSTEPQRRTNDQPGPQGQNATQVLWASRVVGFSSEKKGETSGEQYRASQALGKPNKLPQLGESPSAWAPKGADGTADEWIQVAFEKPSTIRQIVIGENVNPGAVVQVLIIDSQKKEHQVYKNNNPAPRQDPLLRIMLKDSAVVGDQIKVVLNGSTVPGINQIDAIGISEDTKPIAVGINVSKDIPKEIVKENLGKTVNSPGQEVAPVIAPDGRTLYFTRNFNKANMGGSDRQDVWFSTLESGASGNPPGWSEAVNIGAPINNTGDNAISGLSPDGRTAYLINVYRPDGGLSFGISRSTKTRQGWSQPVECKIANNYNLHEKNQLEFCVSPDGKAIILAVQRKDTRGNRDLYVALQQADKNWSEPVSLGPVVNTADFESSPFLAVDGRTLYFTSAGHPGYGNGDIFVTRRLDDTWSNWSEPENLGSGINTPEWDGYFTIPASGDFAYLSSRAGSLGEDDIFRLKLYPAIKPDPVAIISGQVLDSKSRKPVASEVISGLADENKETAKADYDPETGEYKLILPTQKIYTIKAIKEGYFPTTETLDLSKDKRFRDIKRNLILVKIEAGQKITMREVLFEQSQFNLLPGANSELDRMAAMLTTYPAMEILIEGHTDNQGDWEPNMKLSADRVRVVKEYLIGKGIAEARIQTKAWGPSKPIASNETEEKRKQNRRVEFTILKL, encoded by the coding sequence ATGCGAGTTTGGAGCATCTTATCAGGCTTATTGATAATGATGGCCGGTGCGGTCAGCCCAGCGCAACCGGCCGGGCCTCGTTCGACCGAGCCACAACGACGTACCAACGACCAGCCCGGACCTCAGGGCCAGAACGCAACTCAGGTTCTGTGGGCTAGCCGTGTTGTTGGCTTTTCGTCCGAAAAGAAAGGAGAGACGAGTGGCGAACAATACCGAGCGTCGCAGGCTTTGGGGAAACCCAATAAACTACCCCAACTTGGTGAAAGCCCCTCGGCATGGGCACCTAAGGGTGCCGATGGCACTGCCGATGAGTGGATTCAGGTTGCCTTTGAGAAGCCAAGTACGATCCGGCAAATCGTTATTGGCGAAAATGTGAATCCTGGCGCAGTTGTGCAGGTGCTGATCATTGACAGCCAAAAGAAAGAACATCAGGTTTATAAAAATAACAATCCAGCTCCCCGCCAAGATCCATTACTACGGATTATGCTGAAAGATTCGGCGGTTGTGGGCGATCAGATAAAGGTAGTACTCAATGGTTCTACCGTGCCGGGCATAAACCAGATTGATGCCATCGGTATCTCAGAAGATACGAAACCAATTGCGGTTGGCATAAATGTATCGAAAGATATACCCAAGGAAATAGTAAAGGAAAATCTGGGAAAAACGGTCAATTCGCCAGGGCAGGAAGTTGCTCCCGTCATTGCACCCGATGGCCGGACACTTTATTTTACCCGAAATTTCAATAAAGCCAATATGGGCGGGTCCGACCGGCAAGACGTGTGGTTCTCCACGCTGGAATCAGGCGCTTCGGGAAATCCACCTGGTTGGAGTGAAGCGGTAAATATTGGTGCTCCCATCAATAATACCGGCGATAATGCCATCAGCGGCCTCTCGCCCGACGGTCGTACGGCCTATCTCATCAATGTATACCGTCCTGATGGAGGGTTGTCGTTCGGTATCTCCAGATCGACAAAAACCCGGCAAGGATGGTCGCAGCCCGTCGAATGTAAAATTGCCAACAACTATAATCTGCACGAAAAAAATCAGCTGGAGTTCTGCGTCTCTCCCGACGGCAAGGCGATCATTCTGGCCGTGCAGCGCAAAGATACCCGTGGAAACCGCGACTTGTACGTTGCGCTGCAACAGGCTGACAAAAACTGGTCGGAACCGGTCTCACTGGGTCCCGTTGTGAACACAGCCGATTTCGAAAGTTCGCCTTTTCTGGCGGTCGATGGGCGTACACTCTATTTTACGTCCGCCGGTCATCCGGGCTATGGCAATGGTGATATTTTTGTAACACGCCGACTCGATGATACGTGGAGCAATTGGAGTGAGCCCGAAAATCTGGGGTCAGGGATCAACACGCCAGAATGGGACGGTTATTTTACCATTCCTGCTTCCGGCGATTTTGCCTATCTGAGTTCAAGGGCGGGTTCTTTGGGCGAAGATGATATTTTTCGGCTTAAACTGTATCCTGCCATCAAGCCCGATCCGGTTGCCATCATATCGGGTCAGGTGCTTGACTCAAAGAGCCGAAAACCAGTAGCTTCGGAAGTAATTTCTGGTCTGGCCGACGAAAACAAAGAAACGGCAAAAGCCGATTATGACCCCGAAACGGGCGAATACAAACTGATTCTGCCCACGCAGAAAATCTATACGATTAAAGCCATCAAAGAAGGTTATTTTCCAACTACTGAAACCCTTGATCTCAGTAAAGACAAGCGATTCCGTGATATCAAACGGAATCTGATACTGGTTAAGATTGAGGCTGGCCAGAAAATAACCATGCGCGAGGTGCTGTTTGAACAGAGTCAGTTCAACTTATTACCGGGCGCTAACAGTGAGCTGGACCGGATGGCCGCTATGCTGACCACCTACCCAGCGATGGAAATTCTGATCGAAGGGCATACTGACAATCAGGGGGATTGGGAACCAAATATGAAGCTTTCTGCCGACCGGGTCCGGGTTGTTAAAGAATACCTGATAGGCAAAGGAATTGCGGAGGCCCGCATCCAGACGAAGGCCTGGGGACCC